The DNA sequence CCGCCTCGCTCACAATTTCGGTGACGCAGTTGCCCAATGCCGGGCAGAGCGCCAGCATCACGGTCTGTCTCGCCCAGGATCCGATCGACCTCTTCCCCGCACTGGGTGCACAGGCACAACCGGGTGGCAATTGGGTGGACCTGAACGGTTCCGGTGCGCTCGATGGCAGCGAATTCGATCCGGCCATCGCGGGCCTTGGCACCTGGGTCTTCCAGTATGGCTTCCCCAGCAATGGCCCATGCCCTGCGGTGTTCCGGCAGGTGACCGTGACCGTGATCGCCGGCCCTAGCCCTGGGGAGGACAACGTGGTGACCGTGTGCGGCGCTGAGACAGCGTTCAACCTGTTCGGTGCTTTGGCCGGCGATCCTGCTGGTGGAGGCAGTTGGAGCGATGTGACAGGTACTGGCGCACTGCTCGCGGGTGGCATCCTCAACGCGAGCCTGCTGCCCTTCGGGGGCCAATCACCCTTCGTGTACACCGTGACCGATCCGCAATGCGGCAGCCTGAGTGCGACCGTGCTGGTGACCACGGTGCCCTATCCGATCCCGGGTATCGACAACGCCATTGTGCTGTGCACCACCTCATCCGCGGTGGACCTGCTGGCCCTGTTGGGCGATCCCCAACTCGGAGGCACATGGGCCGGCCCGGGTGGATCCCCGCACGGGGGTACCTTCCTGCCCGGCACGGATACGCCTGGTGCATATACCTACACGGTGTCCGGCAATGAAGCCTGCCCGGACTCCAGCGCCACAGTGATCGTGACCGTGAACGCACCGCCCATGCCCGGAACAGGCGGAACCACCCTGGTGTGCGACACACTCCCGGCATTGCAGCTCTTCCCCCTGCTGGAAGGTGGGCCGCAGGGCGGAGGAACCTGGTCGGATCCCGATGGTACGGGCGCGCTCTCCGGTGGTGCGGTGAACACCACCTCGCTCTCGCCGGGCGAGTACCTCTTCGGGTACACGGTTTCCACGGAAGGCTGTCCCGACGCCACGGCCTTCGTCGCCGTAACGGTGGTAGGCGGGGTGGAAGTGATCGACGTGGAACGCATCTGCGACCCGGTGGCCCGCACCTACACGGTAAGGTTCACGATCACGGGTGGCGATCCGGCCACCTACTTGGTCAGCGGGCTGGCGGGTGAGTTGAGCGATGCCGCACCCTGGATCTTCAGCAGTGTTCCGCTCTTCACCAGCGAGAGCTTCGAGGCGTTCGTGCAGGACGGTTTCGGGTGCAACGAAGCACGTGTGACCGGTGGCAGCCCCTGCGACTTCGAGAATGTCGTGTTCGTGCCGCAGAGCTTCTCGCCCAACGGGGACAACATCAACGACACGTTCGTGATCCCCGGGATCGAGGGCTGGCCGGGCAACAGCATCGTCATCTTCAACCGCTGGGGCGCCAAGATCTATGAGGCGCGCGGCTACGACAACCGCGAGGTGGTCTGGGACGGCAGCGCCAAGGACGCGCTCTTCGACGGAGAAGCACCGGCGGGCACCTACTACTACATCCTGGAACTCGGCAATGACCAGCCCGCCATCACGGGATACATCTACCTGAACCGATGAGCAGCACTTTCGCCCGCATCGCCCAGGTGGCCCTGTGCGCCCTGCTGATCGGCCGCGCCACGGCACAGCAGGACCCGCTGTATTCGCAGTACATGTTCAACACCCTGGCCTTCAACCCGGCCTATGCGGGTTCGGCGGACCTGTTCACCGTGATGGCCCTGAGCCGCCACCAGTGGGTGGGATTCGAGGGTGCACCGGTCACACATACCCTGCTGGCGCATTCTCCTGTGAAGGTCACCGGCCTTTCGCTGGGTTTTTCGGCGATCTCCGACAAGGCCGGACCCGTGCGCCAGACCTCCGGCCATGTGGACATCGCCTACCGGATCCGCACCGGTGAGGAGTCGCGGCTCTCCTTCGGATTGAAGGGGGGCATCAACCTCTACCAGGCCGAGCTCGCCTCGCTCACCACGGTGGAAGCCGATCCGGCCAATGTGGACATACAGGGTGACATGCACCCCAATTTCGGCTTCGGGCTCTTCTGGCACACGCCGCGGAGCTATGTGGGCCTGTCCGCGCCCAAGTTGCTGGAGAACAGCATCGCCACGGTGAGCGGAACGGCGCTGGTGGCATCCACCGAAGCGCGCCACTACTTCCTCATCGCCGGCCATGTGTTCGACATCGACCACGGGCTGAAATTCAGGCCCTCGATCATGTTCCGCGTGGTGGAGGGCGCCCCCTGGTCGTTGGACCTGAACGCCAATTTCCTGCTCCGCGAGCGCATATGGTTCGGCGCTATGTACCGGGTGGGGAATTCCTTCGGCCTGCTGGGCCAGTACCAGGTGAACGACCAGTTCCGTGTGGGCTACGCCTTCGACCTCACCACCACGAGCATGGGGGCCTATAATGCAGGCACCCATGAAGTGATGCTCAACTACGATCTGCGTTTCATCAAGGGCCGCACGATATCGCCGCGCTATTTCTGAGATGCTTCCGCGCAGCTCCCATATCCTCATGTTCACGCTGCTGGTTGGCTGCGCTGGCCACGTCTGCGGCCAGGCCGAGGGCTACATCCGCGAAGGTGACCGGCATTTCCAGCAGCTGGCCTTCGTGCGTGCCGTGGAGGCGTACAGCACGGCCGCCGAACTGGGCGCGGTGAACGAGCACGTGGCCAAGCGCCTCGCGGAAAGCCACATGCGTTTGGGCGCGATGGAGGAGGCGGAGAAATGGTACGCCGTGGTGGTGAAGTACCTGAACCGCGAGCCGCGCGACATGTACAACTACGCCCAGGCGCTGAAGAGCAACGGGCGCTACGACGAGGCGGAGGAATGGATGGACCGCTACCTCGCATCACGCGGGGTGGATGGGCCCAACCGAAGCAACATCAGCGGCTTCGCGCGCAAGTTCACGCAGGAGGAGGAACGCTTCTCCATCAAGCCCGTGGGGATCAACACGCCCTACAGCGACATGGCCGCCACCTGGTTCGATGAGGGCCGCGTGATCTTCGTCTCGGCACGCAGCAAGCGCGTGGCCATGGACCGCCGTGCCGCCTGGAACGGACAGCCCTTCATGGACCTCTATGTGGCCGACAGGTCGGAAGGCGGTGATCTGAGCGCGCCACGCCCCCTGAGGGGCAGGGTGAACAGCAGGAACCATGAAGGCCCTGCAACCTTGGGCGGTGGCGGCAACACCATCTGGTTCACGCGCACCAATCCGCAGCGCAGCGGACAGGGCATCCACCGGCTGAGTCTGTTCCAGGCGCGCCGGGATGGCGACGCGTTCGTCGCGCCGGAGCCATTCCTCTACAACAACAGCGAGGTGTCGATCGGGCATCCCGCCGTGTCGCCCGATGGCGACGTGCTCTACTTCGTGAGCGATATGCCAGGCGGCTATGGTGGCACGGACCTCTACGTGGTGCGCATGCAGGGCGGCCAATGGGGCGAACCGGAGAATCTGGGACCGCTGATCAATACGCCGTACAATGAAGTGTTCCCCTTCCTCGCGGCGGACGGCACCTTGTACTTCTCATCCAATGGGCATCCGGGACTTGGCGGCCTGGACATTCTCGCCGCACGCCCCGACGGCAAAGGCGGATTCAGGTCGCCGATCAACGTGGGTGCTCCGGTGAACGGCCCACGGGATGATTTCGCCTTCGTGATCGACGCCACCGGCAGCCGGGGCTACTTCAGCAGCGACAGGCCGGGCGGTGCGGGCAGCGATGACATCTACAGTTTCGTGATGCTCGCCCCCTTGGAGCAACGTTTCATGTGCACGGGCCTGGTGATCGATGAGGAGTACGACATACCCGTGATCGCCTCAGAGGTATTCCTATATGGTGCCAACGGGCAGCTGATCGCCACCACGCTCACCAACGCGCGCGGCGAGTACGCCTTCACCGTGGAAAAGGACCGCGAGTACAAGCTGGTGGCCAAGCTCAAAGGCCGCTTCGATGGCGAGCAGGCGCTGAGCACCGATCGCATCGAGCAGGAACAGATCATCACACGCGACATCCGCCTGGTGGCCGATGCAGGCATCTGGTTGCGCGGCACCGTGCGCCCGCGTGAGCGCCCCGGATTCCTCTCTGGCATGACCGTGAGCGTGGTGAACCTGAGCAGTTTCCACGCGGACAGCAAGACCACCGGCCCCGGCGGTGATTTCAGTTTCCGCCTGCAGGGCAACGAGGAGTTCGAAGTGCTCTTCGAGATGCCCGGCTATTTCAGTCAAAGCGTTCCGTTGTCCACCATCGGCATGCGGCAGGGCATCATCGACCTCAACGAGGCGCGAGAGCTGGTCTTCGATCCGATGGTCATCGGGGAGCCCGTCGCCTTGAAGCATATACGTTGGGAACGCGGTGAGGCCAGGTTGGATCCCATCGCACGCACCGAGCTGGACGCGTTGGCGGAACGGATGCTGGTGAACCCCGGCATCAGGATCGAAGTGGCCGTGCACAGCGATGCGCGCGGTGAAGGAGGGGATGATCAGCGCCTCACGCAGAAACGGGCCGAGGCCATCGTGGACCATCTGCGGGGCAAGGGTGTGCCACGCGATCGCTTGACCGCCAAGGGATACGGCGCCACAAAGCTGCTGAACCATTGCGCGCCCGGTGTGGGATGTTCCGAGGAGGAACACGCCGTGAACCGGCGCAATGAGTACATCGTCACCGCGATCGAGCCGTGACGCCCATGTCTTCGGGGATCGCCGGGAACCTGTAGCCGCTTTCTTTCAGCGATCGCAACGCTTCGGGCAGCGCATACCGCAGCCGGTCCCAGGCCTTCACACTATCGTGGAACACCACGATGGAACCCGGGCGTACGTTGTCGATCACGTTGTGGAGGCAGCGTTCCCCATCGATCGCGGTGTCGAAGTCGCCACTGAGCACGTCCCACATCACCAGGCGGTACTTCGCACGCAGCGCGCGCGTCAGGCGCGGCGTGATCCTGCCATATGGCGGCCTGAACAGGGCCGTTCGGGTGAACACCTGGCAGCGTGCCACATCGCGCAGGTAGACGCCGTGTGCGGTGCGCCAACCATCGCGGTGGCCCCAGGTATGGTTGCCCACCGTGTGGCCTTCCCCGCGGATACGGTCCATCAACTGGGGGTGGGCGGCCGCATTGGCGCCCACGCAGAAGAAGGTGGCCTTGGCGTCGTGCGCGCGCAGCAAGTCCAGCACCCAGGGGGTCACTTCGGGGACAGGCCCATCGTCGAAGGTGATATGCACCGCACGCGCATCGCCCGGGATCCGCCAGGTGATACCCCGGAACAGCGCGGGCACCGGGGCGGGGATGCGCACGGTGTACATGCCCGGGGTCCAGCGCTCAGAAGCGCATTCGTGTGGTGCGACGTTTGGCGGCCTCCAGTTCCATCAGCTTCCCCTCGTACGCCTCCTCCACCTCTTCAAAACGCTTCACCAGCGTGTCGCTGAAGGCCGGCTCCAAGGTGTCTCCGCGCAGTATCGCTTCCACCGAAGGCAGCGGCGCATAGCGGCTGGCCACGCTCGTCAATCGGCCCATCACCGCATGCGTGATGGCCATCTCGTTCTCCACGCGTGCGGCGAACCGGGGCTCCAGACTGAGGAAGTAGGTCATGTTGCGCTCCATCAGATCGAAGAGGCGCTCGTTCAACTCGTTGCCTTTGATGGTGTCGCCCAAAGCGTAATAGGCTTCCACCGTGGGCAGCAGGATGCGATCGAAGGGCACGTTGTGCGCAGGCATCTTCTCCAGCGACAGGTCCAGGATGGTGCGGGCCTCGTCCATGCGGCCTTCGGTGATCAGCGCCTCGGCCAGGCTGCTCAACTGGAGGCGCAGGTTGGTGGTCATGCGCAGGATGTTCTCGTCGAGGTAGATCTCGTTCGCGCTGTCCATGTTGCCCCAGAGGAACTTTTCGGTCACGTTGTGGTACATCGCGTCCGTGGCCACGCGCCCATGCAGGTTCGGATTGGGATTGGGCGTGTACACCGGCACCAACCGGTAGGTGAGGCCCTCCAACTGGAAGTGGTCCTGGAGATTGATGTAGCTGTCCGGTCCGGTGGTGACGGCGAAATAGATGGGCCGGTCCCAGTTGAAGTTGCTCAGCAGGTCGAGGACCATCAGGTGGTTCTTCAGCAGCACCTGGCGGTTGATGCGCCAGTTGATGGCGGACACGTAGGCGGACGTGTCCTTGGCCTGCAGCGTGCCGTTGGAGAAGACATGGGCGCTGTCCACCGGCAGACTGAAGCGGTCGGTGGGGAACCAGGCGTCCTTCTGGCCGCGCTGGAAGATGGGCTGCATGTTGCGGTCGTTGGAGATGAAGGCCATCATTTCACGCACGTCGCGGTAGGCCTCACGGTCGCCCTGGGGGATCAGCGCCACCACATCGCGTGTGCCCTGGCGGTACTTCTCCGGGTCCATGGCGAAGGGCACCGGATCGCTCGTGTAGGCCTTGCGCCGCATCTGGTCGATGTACCAGTCGGTGTTCAGCAGGCTGAGGTTCACCACGCGGATGTCCGTGCGAATGCCTTCCACCTCCTGCGCGTACCACAGCGGGAAGGTGTCGTTGTCCCCATTGGTGAAGAGGATGGCGTTGGGCTCGCAGCTTTCCAGGTAGTTGTGCGCCAGGTCGCGAGCGGGTTTGCGCTCGCTGCGGTCGTGGTCGTCCCAGCCGTCGGCCACCATCACGGCGGGTACGATGAGACCCACCGCCGTGGCGAGCAGACCGTGCAGCACCTCGCTGCGCAGAGACCGGCCCAGGAAGTGGAAGAGGAACAAGGCAGCGCCGCCCAATGCGCCCATGTAGAGGATGGCATAGGAAACCGAATGGTCCTCGCCCCATTCCAACAGGTACTTGAGCATGCCCAGGCCCAAGGCCGCACCGGTACCGATGGCCAGCTCGCGCCGTGTGATGGATCGGGCCGCGTCATACAGCGCGTACACGCCCAGGCCTATCCAGATGGCGAAGGCGTAGAACGAACCCACGTAGGCATAATCGCGTTCGCGCGGCTGATAGGGCGTCTGGTTCAGGTATATGACGATGGCGATGCCGGTGAAGAAGAACAGGAGCATCACCACGGACCAGTCGCGCAGATGGCGCACCAGCTGGTACACCAGCCCGATGACCCCCAGCAGCAGGGGCAGCAGGTAGAATTTGTTGTGGCCCTTGTTGTCCGCGATACTCGGCGGCAGGTGGTCCTGGTTGCCCAGGCGCTGCGCATCGATGGCCTTGATGCCACTGATCCAGTTTCCGTCCAGGATGCCGCCATGGCCCTGCACGTCGTTCTGGCGGCCGGCGAAGTTCCACATGAAGTAGCGCCAGTACATCCAGTTCATCTGGTAGTCGATGAAATAGCGCAGGTTCTCGCCCATGGTGGGCTTGTGTATGATGGTGGGCCGGCCCTCGCGGTCGGTGGTGCGGATGGGCACGCCCTTGAAGCCGCTCCATTCCTTGTAGGCTTCCGTGTGGCCGCGCTGGGCGCTGTACATGCGCGGGAAGAGCATGGTGAACTCCGGGTCATAGACCACCTCGGTGCCCTTGCGCGGATCGGTGATGATGTACTGGTTGTCGATCGTATGCCCCGGGGTCGTCTCCAGGAAGTGCTTCGCGCTCCAACGGTCGTAGAACTTGCGCACCTCGCGGCCGTCCTTCTTCGCGATCCAGGTGGCGGTGTACACGGGGTTGCCATCGCGCCGTTCGCTGGCGTAGGGCGAATCCCAGAACTGGCCCATCAACAGCGGCCTGTCGCCGTACTGCTCTCGATTCAGGTAGCTCAGCAGGTTGAAGACGTTCTCCGGGTTGTTCTCGTCGATCGGTGGGTTGGCCGCGCTGCGGATCACGATCATGGCGTACGTGCTGTAGCCGATCAGGATCACGGTGACGCCCAGCACGATGGTGTTGAGCAGTACGCGGCCCTTGCTTTGGGACCACCGAAGGGTCCACACGATGGCGCCGATCAGCAGCAGGGCGTAGATCAGGTTGCCCGTGTTGAAGGGCAGCCCCATTTCATTGACGAAGAGGAGTTCGAACCGGCCCGCCAGACGCACGATGCCCGGGATGATGAGCGTCTGGATGGCGCCGAGGATGACCGCCGACACCACGAAGGTGATGCCGATGCCCGTGGGCGTGACCTGGTATCGCTTGAAGTAGTAGACGAAGGCGATGGCCGGGATGCAGAGCAGGTTCAGCAGGTGCACACCGATGCTCAGGCCCATCAGGTAGGCGATCAGGATCAGCCAGCGGGTGCTGTGGGGCTGGTCGGCCTCGCTTTCCCATTTCAGGATGGCCCAGAACACGATGGCCGTGAAGAAGCTGGAGAGGGCGTAGACCTCACCCTCCACGGCGCTGAACCAGAAGCTGTCGCTCCAGGTGTAGGCCAGGGCGCCCACGATGCCGCTGCCCAGTACGGCGATCAACGCCCCGGTGGTCAGTTCGGCGCCATCGCGGGTGGCCAGCTTGTGGGCCATGTGGGTGATGCTCCAGAAGAGGAAGAGGATGGTGAAGGCACTGGCGAGCGCACTGAGCACGTTCACCGCCACGGGCACATGCTCGGGCGCCACGAAGAAGCTGCTCACGCGCGCCAGGATCATGAACAGGGGCGCTCCGGGCGGGTGTCCTACCTGCAGCTTGTGGGCCGTGGCGATGAATTCGCCGCAATCCCAGAAACTGGCCGTGGGTTCGATGGTGGAGACATAGGTCCATGCGGCCACCAGGAACACGGCCCAGCCGGTGAGGATGTTGAGCTTCTTGAAGTCCATCGGGAGGGATCGCTTGCGAGAAGCGGCGAAAGTACCAAAGTCCCAACGGGCACGCCGGTCGTGCATTCGATCGATCGTGTTAATTTCGCCGCTCGATTGGCCGATGGTGTAACTGGCAACACGTCTGATTTTGGTTCAGAAGAGTCTAGGTTCGAGCCCTAGTCGGCCAACATGGAATGAACGAAGCCCCGCATCCGCGGGGCTTCGTCGTTCTTGAGGTGCCTTGGTGCGGGGCCGCGCCTATTCCACCACGAAGCGGCTCACCCGGCTGCCATGGGGGCTTTGCAGGCGGACGAAGTACACCCCGCTGGCCAGGCCATGCAGGGACAGGTCCATCCGTTGGACGCCGGCCGGGAGCATGCCGCCATGTGGGGCCAGCAGCAGGCGGCCCAGGCCATCCAGCACTTCCAGCCGCGCCATGCCCGCTTGTGGCAGGTCGAAGATCACCTGCGCCGTACCATGTGCCGGGTTGGGCACCACGGCCAGGGCGCCGTCGGCCAGGCCGGAGAACTCTTCCAGGCCCACGACCTCGCCATTCAGGTTGATGTCGTCCAGGTAGACGTTGTTGCCACCATAGCTCTCGAATTCGAACTTGACCCTGAAGTCGCTCACGTGGTAGGCGGCGCTCACGTTGGTCACTTCGCTGTACATCCACTGCTCCGGGCCGCTGGGCACGAAGCT is a window from the Flavobacteriales bacterium genome containing:
- a CDS encoding polysaccharide deacetylase family protein; the encoded protein is MYTVRIPAPVPALFRGITWRIPGDARAVHITFDDGPVPEVTPWVLDLLRAHDAKATFFCVGANAAAHPQLMDRIRGEGHTVGNHTWGHRDGWRTAHGVYLRDVARCQVFTRTALFRPPYGRITPRLTRALRAKYRLVMWDVLSGDFDTAIDGERCLHNVIDNVRPGSIVVFHDSVKAWDRLRYALPEALRSLKESGYRFPAIPEDMGVTARSR
- a CDS encoding DUF2723 domain-containing protein; translation: MDFKKLNILTGWAVFLVAAWTYVSTIEPTASFWDCGEFIATAHKLQVGHPPGAPLFMILARVSSFFVAPEHVPVAVNVLSALASAFTILFLFWSITHMAHKLATRDGAELTTGALIAVLGSGIVGALAYTWSDSFWFSAVEGEVYALSSFFTAIVFWAILKWESEADQPHSTRWLILIAYLMGLSIGVHLLNLLCIPAIAFVYYFKRYQVTPTGIGITFVVSAVILGAIQTLIIPGIVRLAGRFELLFVNEMGLPFNTGNLIYALLLIGAIVWTLRWSQSKGRVLLNTIVLGVTVILIGYSTYAMIVIRSAANPPIDENNPENVFNLLSYLNREQYGDRPLLMGQFWDSPYASERRDGNPVYTATWIAKKDGREVRKFYDRWSAKHFLETTPGHTIDNQYIITDPRKGTEVVYDPEFTMLFPRMYSAQRGHTEAYKEWSGFKGVPIRTTDREGRPTIIHKPTMGENLRYFIDYQMNWMYWRYFMWNFAGRQNDVQGHGGILDGNWISGIKAIDAQRLGNQDHLPPSIADNKGHNKFYLLPLLLGVIGLVYQLVRHLRDWSVVMLLFFFTGIAIVIYLNQTPYQPRERDYAYVGSFYAFAIWIGLGVYALYDAARSITRRELAIGTGAALGLGMLKYLLEWGEDHSVSYAILYMGALGGAALFLFHFLGRSLRSEVLHGLLATAVGLIVPAVMVADGWDDHDRSERKPARDLAHNYLESCEPNAILFTNGDNDTFPLWYAQEVEGIRTDIRVVNLSLLNTDWYIDQMRRKAYTSDPVPFAMDPEKYRQGTRDVVALIPQGDREAYRDVREMMAFISNDRNMQPIFQRGQKDAWFPTDRFSLPVDSAHVFSNGTLQAKDTSAYVSAINWRINRQVLLKNHLMVLDLLSNFNWDRPIYFAVTTGPDSYINLQDHFQLEGLTYRLVPVYTPNPNPNLHGRVATDAMYHNVTEKFLWGNMDSANEIYLDENILRMTTNLRLQLSSLAEALITEGRMDEARTILDLSLEKMPAHNVPFDRILLPTVEAYYALGDTIKGNELNERLFDLMERNMTYFLSLEPRFAARVENEMAITHAVMGRLTSVASRYAPLPSVEAILRGDTLEPAFSDTLVKRFEEVEEAYEGKLMELEAAKRRTTRMRF
- a CDS encoding PD40 domain-containing protein yields the protein MFTLLVGCAGHVCGQAEGYIREGDRHFQQLAFVRAVEAYSTAAELGAVNEHVAKRLAESHMRLGAMEEAEKWYAVVVKYLNREPRDMYNYAQALKSNGRYDEAEEWMDRYLASRGVDGPNRSNISGFARKFTQEEERFSIKPVGINTPYSDMAATWFDEGRVIFVSARSKRVAMDRRAAWNGQPFMDLYVADRSEGGDLSAPRPLRGRVNSRNHEGPATLGGGGNTIWFTRTNPQRSGQGIHRLSLFQARRDGDAFVAPEPFLYNNSEVSIGHPAVSPDGDVLYFVSDMPGGYGGTDLYVVRMQGGQWGEPENLGPLINTPYNEVFPFLAADGTLYFSSNGHPGLGGLDILAARPDGKGGFRSPINVGAPVNGPRDDFAFVIDATGSRGYFSSDRPGGAGSDDIYSFVMLAPLEQRFMCTGLVIDEEYDIPVIASEVFLYGANGQLIATTLTNARGEYAFTVEKDREYKLVAKLKGRFDGEQALSTDRIEQEQIITRDIRLVADAGIWLRGTVRPRERPGFLSGMTVSVVNLSSFHADSKTTGPGGDFSFRLQGNEEFEVLFEMPGYFSQSVPLSTIGMRQGIIDLNEARELVFDPMVIGEPVALKHIRWERGEARLDPIARTELDALAERMLVNPGIRIEVAVHSDARGEGGDDQRLTQKRAEAIVDHLRGKGVPRDRLTAKGYGATKLLNHCAPGVGCSEEEHAVNRRNEYIVTAIEP
- a CDS encoding type IX secretion system membrane protein PorP/SprF — encoded protein: MSSTFARIAQVALCALLIGRATAQQDPLYSQYMFNTLAFNPAYAGSADLFTVMALSRHQWVGFEGAPVTHTLLAHSPVKVTGLSLGFSAISDKAGPVRQTSGHVDIAYRIRTGEESRLSFGLKGGINLYQAELASLTTVEADPANVDIQGDMHPNFGFGLFWHTPRSYVGLSAPKLLENSIATVSGTALVASTEARHYFLIAGHVFDIDHGLKFRPSIMFRVVEGAPWSLDLNANFLLRERIWFGAMYRVGNSFGLLGQYQVNDQFRVGYAFDLTTTSMGAYNAGTHEVMLNYDLRFIKGRTISPRYF